One Citricoccus sp. K5 DNA window includes the following coding sequences:
- a CDS encoding asparaginase, whose translation MPAPHQHPDLHESRQPTRSPSATFTVGEAVELVHVVRNGFVESRTIGSAVVTAPDGSMLASLGSPAALVYPRSTLKPLQAIASLRHGARMVEEQIALACGSHRGTARHRQTAATVLSYAGMDESFLQCPPAWPADPAGIIEMAGDAGPGGPLQTPLAYNCSGKHAGFLSAAKHGGHDVSTYLDLDHPIQREVAAVLEEYCGEPVAHWGVDGCGAPAPVLSLTGLARGIGRVAAAPHRRDSEVHAASVATAMLEHPWAVHGETNTNTVVIRELGVLAKLGADGVMVMAAQDGTAVAVKALDGGTRAGNLVALVLLAQFAPSQIDLEALPGVLDTVAPKILGRGKPVGRVQLARPVLDLLD comes from the coding sequence ATGCCCGCACCGCATCAGCATCCCGACCTGCACGAGTCCCGCCAGCCCACCCGGAGCCCCTCGGCCACCTTCACGGTCGGCGAGGCCGTGGAACTGGTCCACGTGGTCCGCAACGGGTTCGTCGAGTCCCGCACCATCGGTTCGGCCGTGGTGACGGCGCCGGACGGCTCGATGCTCGCCTCCCTCGGCAGCCCGGCTGCGCTGGTCTACCCGCGCTCCACGCTCAAGCCGCTGCAGGCCATCGCGTCCCTGCGGCACGGGGCCCGGATGGTCGAGGAACAGATCGCCCTGGCATGCGGGTCGCACCGCGGGACGGCCCGCCATCGCCAGACGGCCGCCACGGTCCTGTCCTACGCCGGCATGGACGAGTCCTTCCTGCAGTGCCCGCCCGCCTGGCCCGCGGATCCGGCCGGGATCATCGAGATGGCCGGGGACGCCGGCCCCGGCGGCCCCCTCCAGACCCCGCTGGCCTACAACTGCTCCGGCAAGCACGCCGGTTTCCTCTCCGCCGCCAAGCACGGCGGGCACGACGTGAGCACCTACCTGGACCTCGACCACCCCATCCAGCGTGAGGTGGCCGCCGTCCTGGAGGAGTATTGCGGCGAACCGGTGGCCCACTGGGGCGTGGACGGCTGCGGTGCACCCGCCCCCGTGTTGTCCCTCACCGGTCTGGCCCGCGGCATCGGCAGGGTCGCCGCGGCTCCGCACCGCCGCGACTCCGAGGTGCATGCCGCCTCCGTGGCCACGGCCATGCTGGAGCACCCGTGGGCGGTGCACGGCGAGACCAACACGAACACCGTGGTGATCCGCGAGCTCGGCGTGCTCGCCAAGCTCGGCGCGGACGGCGTCATGGTCATGGCCGCGCAGGACGGCACGGCGGTGGCCGTCAAGGCGCTCGACGGCGGCACGCGCGCCGGCAACCTCGTCGCCCTGGTTCTGCTGGCCCAGTTCGCCCCCTCACAGATCGACCTCGAGGCCCTGCCGGGCGTTCTGGACACCGTGGCCCCGAAGATCCTCGGCCGCGGCAAGCCCGTCGGCCGGGTCCAGCTGGCCCGCCCCGTCCTGGACCTGCTGGACTGA
- a CDS encoding sterol carrier family protein: protein MSIKRRISDDDGRAALESWSRARSAGANGADGADGAEGAAALPRSTRATAVRYTLEELATRAPGNSVEVRVPPFGVCQCVEGPRHTRGTPPNVIEMDPATWLELATGLTDWEAAVGTGKVLASGSRADLSEWMPLRR from the coding sequence ATGTCCATCAAGCGCCGCATCTCTGACGACGACGGCCGCGCCGCCCTCGAGTCCTGGTCCCGCGCCCGCTCGGCCGGAGCGAACGGGGCGGACGGGGCGGACGGGGCGGAGGGTGCTGCCGCCCTGCCCCGCAGCACCCGGGCCACCGCAGTCCGCTACACCCTGGAGGAGCTCGCCACCCGGGCCCCGGGGAACTCCGTGGAGGTCCGGGTCCCCCCGTTCGGGGTCTGCCAGTGCGTAGAGGGCCCGCGCCACACGCGCGGCACTCCCCCGAACGTCATCGAGATGGATCCGGCGACGTGGCTGGAACTGGCCACGGGGCTCACGGACTGGGAGGCCGCCGTCGGGACGGGGAAGGTACTCGCCTCCGGATCCCGCGCCGACCTGTCCGAATGGATGCCGCTGCGGCGCTGA
- a CDS encoding DUF2255 family protein, translated as MTAWTTDQLKAIEAHEAFYVSPYREDGSTYGTPTETWALVIDGNVYVRAANGKASRWYQAAISQKAGRVRVGGLYYDVTFEDADTENEVLIDTAYEAKYSNATDAFAIPIMQGEGPKAASVRIAPR; from the coding sequence ATGACTGCTTGGACCACCGATCAACTCAAGGCCATCGAGGCGCACGAGGCCTTCTATGTCTCCCCGTACCGTGAAGACGGCTCCACATATGGCACCCCCACCGAAACGTGGGCCCTGGTCATCGATGGGAACGTCTACGTACGCGCAGCCAACGGGAAGGCATCGCGCTGGTACCAGGCCGCCATCAGCCAGAAGGCAGGACGAGTCCGCGTCGGAGGCCTCTACTACGACGTCACCTTCGAAGACGCCGACACCGAGAACGAAGTCCTCATCGACACCGCCTACGAGGCGAAGTACAGCAACGCCACCGACGCCTTCGCGATCCCCATCATGCAGGGCGAGGGCCCCAAGGCAGCATCCGTTCGCATCGCACCCCGCTGA
- a CDS encoding aldo/keto reductase — protein sequence MKEARLGGLEVSRIGLGAMTMAGTYTSEGALDHTESTRTIHRALELGVTHIDTAEIYGPFLSEEIVGRAVTGRRDQVRIATKFGLVSHTGGGPGVLDSSAANIKAAVEGSLRRLGTDHIDLYYQHRVDPNTPIEETADAVADLIAEGKVLHFGLSEASPETVRRAHAVQPITALQTEYSLWTRDVEAEILPLLRELGIGFVPYSPLGHGLLTGRIRAVEDFADNDWRKTNPRFTGENFRRNLAIVDEVTAIGAEIGATPAQTALAWLLTRGTDIAPIPGTRRVSRVEENTAADGIELTTDQLVRLDSLRPAAGERHDEANMASIDR from the coding sequence ATGAAGGAAGCACGCCTCGGAGGCCTTGAGGTCTCCCGCATCGGACTCGGTGCCATGACCATGGCCGGCACGTACACCAGCGAAGGCGCCCTGGACCACACCGAATCGACCCGCACGATCCACCGCGCGCTCGAACTCGGGGTCACCCACATCGACACCGCTGAGATCTACGGACCCTTCCTCAGCGAGGAGATCGTCGGTCGGGCCGTCACGGGCCGCCGCGACCAGGTCAGGATCGCCACGAAGTTCGGCCTCGTCTCCCATACCGGTGGGGGCCCCGGCGTCCTCGACAGCAGCGCGGCGAACATTAAGGCCGCCGTCGAAGGCTCCCTCAGACGCCTCGGCACCGACCACATAGACCTGTACTACCAGCACCGGGTCGACCCGAACACGCCGATCGAGGAGACTGCCGACGCCGTCGCGGACCTGATCGCCGAAGGCAAGGTGCTTCATTTCGGGCTCTCCGAGGCCTCCCCGGAAACCGTCCGCCGGGCACACGCCGTGCAACCGATCACCGCCCTGCAAACCGAGTACTCGCTGTGGACCCGCGACGTGGAGGCCGAGATTCTCCCCCTGCTGCGCGAACTCGGCATCGGGTTCGTCCCCTACTCCCCGCTCGGGCACGGCCTCCTGACCGGGCGGATTCGCGCCGTCGAGGACTTCGCTGACAACGACTGGCGCAAGACCAACCCCCGGTTCACGGGTGAGAATTTCCGCCGCAACCTCGCGATCGTCGACGAGGTGACGGCCATCGGCGCCGAGATCGGCGCGACTCCCGCCCAGACCGCCCTCGCGTGGTTGCTCACCCGCGGGACCGACATCGCCCCGATCCCCGGCACACGCCGGGTCTCTCGTGTCGAGGAGAACACCGCTGCCGACGGCATCGAACTCACCACAGACCAGTTGGTGCGGTTGGACTCACTCCGGCCCGCCGCGGGCGAACGCCACGACGAGGCCAACATGGCCTCGATCGACCGCTGA
- a CDS encoding SDR family NAD(P)-dependent oxidoreductase yields the protein MTSKLAGTVAIVTGASSGIGHATARALAEHGAFVAVVARRRDRLATLVAEIEAAGGTAHAVVADIADRTQAERAVAEVVERFGHLDILVNNAGLMLLGPVLDADVGEWERMIAINQNGLLYMTHAALPHLLKAATDGPREVADIVNISSQAGREASANFGVYNMTKFGVNGFTEALRQEVTQKHVRVGVLEPGAVDTELISHNNENIREELASSDAIPEPLQSADIAESIAFMVTRPRRSSIAELWAMPTSQA from the coding sequence TTGACGTCGAAACTCGCAGGAACCGTTGCCATCGTGACCGGTGCCAGTAGTGGCATCGGTCACGCTACCGCCCGCGCTCTCGCCGAGCACGGGGCCTTCGTGGCCGTCGTGGCCCGTCGCCGGGACCGCCTCGCCACGCTTGTGGCCGAAATAGAGGCCGCCGGCGGCACCGCCCACGCCGTCGTCGCCGACATCGCCGACCGCACCCAGGCCGAGCGGGCGGTCGCCGAGGTCGTTGAACGCTTCGGCCACCTCGACATTCTGGTCAACAACGCAGGACTCATGCTCCTCGGCCCCGTCTTGGACGCGGACGTCGGGGAATGGGAGCGGATGATCGCCATCAACCAGAACGGCCTGCTCTACATGACGCACGCGGCCCTGCCGCATCTGCTCAAGGCGGCAACGGATGGGCCGCGGGAGGTGGCCGACATCGTGAATATCTCCTCCCAGGCCGGCCGCGAGGCCTCGGCGAACTTCGGCGTCTACAACATGACCAAGTTCGGGGTGAACGGGTTCACCGAGGCCCTGCGTCAAGAGGTCACCCAGAAGCACGTCCGCGTCGGCGTGCTCGAGCCCGGCGCGGTCGACACCGAGCTGATCTCGCACAACAACGAGAACATCCGCGAGGAGCTGGCCTCCTCGGATGCGATCCCCGAACCGCTGCAGTCCGCGGACATCGCCGAGAGCATCGCCTTCATGGTGACTCGTCCGCGCCGATCCTCCATCGCCGAACTGTGGGCCATGCCCACATCCCAGGCCTGA
- a CDS encoding SDR family NAD(P)-dependent oxidoreductase — MSNNVWFITGAARGMGVDLAKAALDAGHSVVATARDAAKVAQALGEHEKLLALSLDVTDASAALSAAEAAVEHFGSIDVLVNNAGNFYAGYFEEISDEQFRRQMETNFFGPLNVSRAILPFMRAQRSGHVITITSAAGIIGQEFCAAYAASKFALEGWMESLRYDLDPFGIHTTIVEPGFFRTELLVEGASSIWPELSIEDYAPRTEQTITAWKSMNGQQGGDPAKLGAALVTLAGLETPPLRFVAGADVVAGVEQKARLLLDQVDAHRGLSSSMDIDHA, encoded by the coding sequence ATGAGCAACAACGTCTGGTTCATCACCGGAGCAGCCCGCGGCATGGGCGTCGACTTGGCCAAGGCCGCCCTCGATGCCGGCCACTCGGTCGTCGCCACCGCACGTGACGCCGCCAAGGTCGCCCAGGCTCTCGGGGAGCACGAGAAACTCCTCGCCCTCTCGCTGGACGTCACCGACGCCTCCGCCGCGCTCTCCGCTGCCGAGGCGGCCGTGGAACACTTCGGCAGCATCGACGTCCTGGTGAACAACGCGGGGAACTTCTACGCCGGATATTTCGAGGAGATCAGCGACGAGCAGTTCCGCCGGCAGATGGAGACCAACTTCTTCGGCCCGCTGAACGTCTCCCGCGCGATCCTGCCGTTCATGCGCGCCCAGCGCAGCGGCCACGTCATCACCATCACTTCCGCGGCCGGCATCATCGGCCAGGAGTTCTGCGCTGCCTACGCGGCCTCCAAGTTCGCCCTTGAGGGCTGGATGGAGTCTCTCCGGTACGACCTGGATCCCTTCGGGATTCACACCACCATCGTCGAGCCCGGATTCTTCCGTACCGAGCTGCTCGTCGAGGGCGCGTCCTCCATCTGGCCCGAGCTCTCCATCGAGGACTACGCCCCGCGCACGGAACAGACCATCACTGCGTGGAAGTCCATGAACGGTCAGCAGGGCGGGGACCCCGCCAAGCTCGGAGCCGCCCTGGTCACCCTCGCCGGGCTCGAGACCCCGCCGCTGCGCTTCGTCGCCGGTGCCGACGTGGTGGCCGGGGTCGAGCAGAAGGCGCGTTTGCTCCTGGACCAGGTCGACGCGCACCGCGGACTGTCCTCCTCCATGGACATCGACCACGCCTGA